Proteins from a genomic interval of Microbacterium abyssi:
- a CDS encoding LLM class flavin-dependent oxidoreductase, which produces MGINLGYWTPVYGGFLRNVTDEGRMAATWEYIREVSVKADRLGFHTTLVPELYLNDRKGVEAPSLEAWSLSAAILAVTERLRVMTAVRPGFHLPAVLAKTVSTLDSIAPGRVALNVVAAWWAEEARQFGGDFPTHDARYAQATEFVEVLNGLWSQTPFTFGGDHYEFEETIVEPKPAALPVVFAGGESEAGREAIAGFAGAYVMHGGTLDEVRGNVADMNARSERLHGRPIAEFGMPAYVIVRDTEAEAQRELDRITTVDENSPGYASFEEFRRNSHLSLDVSRREYSVGTRGLRPNLVGTAEQVAERITEYADAGITLLLIQASPLDEELERIAEQVFPLVPQEALVSALR; this is translated from the coding sequence ATGGGCATCAACCTCGGATACTGGACCCCCGTCTACGGCGGATTCCTCCGCAACGTCACCGATGAGGGCCGGATGGCCGCCACCTGGGAGTACATCCGCGAGGTGTCGGTGAAGGCTGACCGGCTGGGCTTCCACACCACTCTCGTCCCCGAGCTCTACCTCAACGACCGCAAGGGCGTGGAGGCACCGAGCCTCGAGGCGTGGTCGCTGTCGGCCGCGATCCTCGCCGTCACGGAGCGGCTTCGCGTGATGACCGCGGTCCGCCCCGGCTTCCACCTCCCCGCCGTCCTCGCGAAGACCGTCAGCACGCTCGACAGCATCGCCCCCGGCCGCGTCGCGCTCAACGTCGTCGCCGCATGGTGGGCCGAGGAGGCGCGTCAGTTCGGCGGCGACTTCCCGACTCACGACGCCCGCTACGCGCAGGCGACGGAGTTCGTCGAGGTGCTGAACGGGCTGTGGTCGCAGACCCCGTTCACCTTCGGCGGAGACCACTACGAGTTCGAGGAGACGATCGTCGAGCCGAAGCCCGCAGCGCTGCCTGTCGTCTTCGCCGGCGGCGAGAGCGAAGCAGGGCGTGAGGCGATCGCCGGTTTCGCCGGCGCCTACGTCATGCACGGCGGCACGCTCGACGAGGTGCGCGGCAACGTCGCCGACATGAACGCGCGCTCGGAGCGGCTGCACGGCCGCCCGATCGCCGAGTTCGGGATGCCGGCGTACGTGATCGTCCGCGACACCGAGGCCGAGGCGCAGCGCGAGCTCGACCGCATCACCACCGTGGACGAGAACTCCCCCGGCTACGCGTCCTTCGAGGAGTTCCGCCGCAACTCGCACCTCTCGCTCGACGTCAGCCGCCGCGAATACTCGGTCGGCACCCGAGGGCTGCGCCCGAACCTCGTCGGCACCGCCGAGCAGGTCGCCGAGCGCATCACCGAATACGCGGATGCCGGAATCACGCTGCTGCTCATCCAGGCATCACCGCTGGACGAGGAACTCGAGCGGATCGCCGAGCAGGTCTTCCCGCTCGTCCCCCAGGAGGCGCTGGTGTCTGCTCTACGCTGA
- a CDS encoding O-acetylhomoserine aminocarboxypropyltransferase/cysteine synthase family protein yields MTGTKAGFATAQVQTGYDSRAPQNSAVPPIHQTAAYEFASLADAADIFALRQIGNLYSRSASPTQLILEQRVAALEGGASAVAVASGQAAVAVTLLALAGRGGHIVSAHQLYGGTVDLFQDTFADLGIEVTFVDQDDPDAWRSAIRPTTRAVFAESIANPIAQVLDFEAVAQIAHDAGIPVVIDNTVGTPHLVRPGEHGADFVVHSATKFLAGHGTSLGGVVVDQGTFDFGADSDRWPQFTAPYPRFGDLVLWERFGIGQAFAVLVKTKYVHDLGPSLSPFNAWQILQGIETLDLRVSRQAATALAVAEHLAQHPRVAAVHHPGLAGNRWHALAERYLPRGVPSVFSFDLVDDEAGSATDAHARVAQVVDALRIFRLVANIGDARSLVSHPASMTHSHLNAAQRAAAGISLNTIRLSAGLEDPADLIADLDSALAGI; encoded by the coding sequence ATGACAGGGACGAAGGCCGGCTTCGCTACGGCGCAGGTGCAGACCGGCTACGACTCCCGCGCCCCGCAGAACAGCGCTGTGCCGCCGATCCATCAGACGGCGGCGTATGAGTTCGCCTCGCTCGCCGACGCGGCCGACATCTTCGCGCTGCGTCAGATCGGCAACCTGTACAGCCGCAGCGCCAGCCCGACCCAGCTGATCCTCGAGCAGCGCGTCGCCGCCCTCGAGGGCGGCGCCTCCGCCGTCGCGGTCGCCTCGGGGCAGGCCGCGGTCGCCGTCACGCTGCTGGCGCTCGCCGGCCGAGGTGGCCACATCGTGTCGGCCCATCAGCTGTACGGCGGCACCGTCGACCTGTTCCAGGACACCTTCGCCGACCTCGGCATCGAGGTGACGTTCGTCGATCAGGACGACCCGGATGCCTGGCGTTCGGCGATCCGACCGACCACCCGGGCGGTGTTCGCGGAGTCGATTGCGAACCCGATCGCGCAGGTGCTCGATTTCGAGGCGGTGGCGCAGATCGCTCACGATGCCGGCATCCCCGTCGTGATCGACAACACCGTCGGAACCCCGCACCTGGTGCGTCCGGGCGAGCACGGGGCCGACTTCGTCGTGCACTCGGCCACGAAGTTCCTGGCCGGTCATGGCACCTCCCTCGGCGGTGTCGTCGTCGATCAGGGCACGTTCGACTTCGGCGCCGACTCCGACCGCTGGCCGCAGTTCACCGCCCCGTATCCGCGGTTCGGCGACCTCGTGCTGTGGGAGCGCTTCGGGATCGGGCAGGCGTTCGCCGTACTCGTGAAGACGAAGTACGTCCACGACCTCGGCCCGTCGCTGTCCCCGTTCAACGCCTGGCAGATCCTGCAGGGCATCGAGACGCTCGACCTGCGCGTCTCGCGCCAGGCTGCGACCGCGCTCGCCGTCGCAGAGCACCTGGCGCAGCATCCTCGAGTCGCGGCCGTCCACCACCCCGGCCTCGCCGGCAACCGCTGGCACGCACTCGCCGAGCGCTACCTGCCGCGCGGCGTGCCCTCCGTGTTCTCGTTCGATCTCGTGGACGACGAAGCCGGCAGCGCGACCGACGCGCACGCGAGGGTCGCACAGGTCGTCGACGCGCTGCGGATCTTCCGGCTGGTCGCGAACATCGGCGATGCCCGCAGCCTCGTCTCGCATCCGGCATCCATGACGCACTCGCACCTGAACGCCGCGCAGCGCGCCGCCGCCGGCATCTCGCTGAACACGATCCGGCTCAGCGCCGGACTCGAAGACCCCGCCGACCTCATCGCCGACCTCGACAGCGCCCTCGCGGGCATCTGA